AATTTTCAAACCCGAAGAGTGCCCCCTTTGTAAAGAGGGGAGTATTGCACAAAAACCTGGTAGCAGAGGCAATTAAATATCATGAAATGGCGTGATGTCAAAAAGGGAAATATTCCTAAGAAAAAAGTACAAAATACCATCCCAAACATCGCTCCAATAGTCAATAGAATCAAAGCATTTTTAACCGATTCTTTCATGATATTTATGCCCATTTGTTATTTTGTCATTTATATTATCTTAGGCTCACGAGAAGCGTTTCAAACGCACATGCTCTATGGTTGGGCCTATGTCTTGATACCTCATTATATTATCACGACGCTATTTCTCTATTATAAGGGTCAAACTCCGGGTTACAAAGCCTATGAAATAAAACTGTTAACCCAACAAGGCAAGCCCGTCACATTGGGACAAATCAGCGGGAGGTATCTCCTTTTTACACTGAGTATCGCTATCTTTCCCCTGCTTTTTATACCATTTTTTCGCGGGGATAAAAAAATGCTTCATGATCTCATCACAAAGACTTATCCCGCTTCTATCGCTACAACGTAGATGAAACTATTTTTTAAAATTTCTTCTTTTTACTTTTTCTATTTTACGTTGGTTGCGATTTATATCATTTTTTTGCCAAAAATTCTGCAAACATTGGGATATAGTAGTTTTCAAATTGGCTTTATCTTTTCACTCGGCCCATTGATGCGATTTTTGTTGCCATTTTTCTTTTTGAACAAGATACAACTCACCTTAAAAATATTTTATGGTAGTTTGTTGCTATCGCTTATATCAGCACTTCTTTTTTATATTACCATACAAAATTGCTATCTTTTTATCATTCCTAACATTCTCCTTGGTGTCTCATTTGCCGTCATATTGCCTTATGTTGAAACCCATGCACTCACCTATCTCAAAAAGGAGAAATATGGCAAATCGAGACTTTATGGTTCACTAGGATTTATGTTGTGTGGATTAATCTTGGCGCGTGAACTCACAACCTATACTATCGGATTGCACTATTTTTTAATGGCGAGTATATTGGTCGTTATCTTTGGTTTTTCTATTGCAGCACAAGAGCGCACTGAGACAATGAAAGAGAAAAAAGAGGGTAAATTTGAATTCAAAAAAGCCATTTATATTTGGATTAGTCTGTTTTTATTACAAGTTGCTATGGGATTTTTTTATAATTTTTTTACGATATATGAAACGGCTCACGGCATCTCTTTAGAGACCGTCAGCTATTTGTGGACTTTTTCAATCATCTGTGAAATCATGATTTTTTATTTTCAATCTCCCCTCTTCCAAAAATTTAATCTCTTAATGATTATCAAAATCTCGCTGGTCATGACAATCATCCGGTGGTTGCTTTTGTATCTCTTTCCAGATTCCATCATGATATCGTACCTCTCACAATCACTTCATATCTTTAGTTTTGCATTAAATCACACCGCAGCGATTAGCTATCTTTATGCCACCTACGAGGACAAAAAGCTCTCCTCACAATTTTATTATGGATTTTCATTTGGATTAGGTGGATTTACAGGTTCGTTGATTGCAGGGTCTCTTTATGGTAAAAATCTCTTTTTATACGCCGCTCTTATTACCTTGGCTTCCTTAATATTTGTATTCTTTCAAAAAGACCAAAAACTTATTGAGCCAAAACAAAATTTCTAAAATAGATATTTTGCACATCAAAACCCAATGTTTGATAGATGAGTTTTTTGAGCTCTTTTTTATATGCTTCCCTCTCAGGCTCTCTCGAAAGCTGTGAACTATCCAATGAAGAGCTGTATCTGAGTATTAAATCTCTTACTTTTTTCATATTTTTTTCAAGCAAATCTTTATCCGCTTGATCTTTCATCTTAAAGGTCATATCCGCTTTCATATATCGATATTGTCCACTTTTTAGATTAATCAAAATCCCATCAAGTGCCACCTCTGTCGGGTCACTACCATAAGTAGAACGTTTCGACATATTTGATGTGGCTGAATGTCCAAATCCTCCAGAAAACGTCGCATTGACTTGTTTGCTTTTTTGAAAATATTGCACCATATAGTAGGCTACAAACACAAGAACGACAATTGTCACGGACACTTGCACAATTCTGATTTTCTTCATTTGAAAGCTCCAATAATAAATATTTTAGATTATTATATCATTTTTATTAATTAAGATAAAATTTATCCTATTTAGCTATAATTAAATAAATTTCAATATAAAGGTAAACAATGGCAACAACTAAATTCAAAGGCGAAGCTGTAGAATTATTAGGAACACAAATCAATGTCGGTGATAAAGCACCCGAAGTCACTGTCGTCAATGCAGATGGTCTTGGAGACGTAGTCGTTGGTGGCGCACAAGGTACCAAACAACTACTGATCGTCGTTCCATCACTAGATACTGGCGTCTGTGCCACAGAAACTCGTAACTTTAATGCTAAAGTTGCAGATCTTGAAGGTGTTAAACCAACCGTTATTTCTCTTGATCTTCCATTTGCATCAGGAAGATTCTGTTCTGCTGAGGGAATTGATAAATTAACCGTTACGTCTGATTTTAGAAATAAAGATTTTGCCAATGCTTATGGCGTTCTCTTAGGAGGTTCTGTTTTAGCAGGTGTTACCTGTCGTGCTATTTTTGTTATTGATGAAAAAGGTATCGTAACATATAAAGAAATCGTTCCTGAAATTACTGCTGAACCAGATTATGATGCAGCACTTGCGGCCGTAAAATAATCTTATAAACAAAGGAGACTCTTAGAAGTCTCCGCTTGCCCTACTCACACAAAACTTCAGAATTTTTATCATGATCTTTTGATGGGCTTGAATACAATCCAAACCCACCTCAAACACTCAAATTTTTACTTGGCAGCTCTTTTTCTTTTTGTTGGATCAAGGATGCGTTTTCTCATTCGGATATTAACCGGAGTGACTTCGACAAGTTCATCATTTTCAATCCATTCCAATGCTAATTCTAAATTCATCTTTCGAGGTGGAACCAATTTAATCGCTTCATCAGCACCACTACTTCTGACATTACTTTGAGCTTTTCCTTTGATAGGATTGACATCAAGGTCATTTGGACGTGAATGTTCTCCGATAATCATCCCGCCATACACTTTCACTTGTGGTTCGATAAATAAAGCACCACGATCTTGTAGATTAAAGAGGGAATATCCAAGAGCAACCCCATTTTCCATCGAAATCAATGCACCATTTTTTCGGTGTTCCACTTCACCACTTAATGGACGGAATTCCAAAAATGAATGGTTCATCACCCCTTCTCCTTTGGTGTCGGTCAAAAATTGCCCTCTAAAGCCGATCAATCCACGAGCTGGGATTTCAAATTCGATTCTGGTTTGTCCATCACCGGTAGGATTCATCGCTTTCATTTCTGCTTTTTTACGACCCAATTTCTCGATAACCGTACCGGTAAAATCATCAGGTACATCAACGACTAAGTGTTCGTATGGCTCAAGTTTGACACCATTTTCAACTTTAATGATAACTTCAGGGCGACCGAGTGAAAATTCAAAACCTTCACGTCTCATATTTTCAGCCAAGATTGTGATTTGTAACTCTCCTCTTCCTGAAACTTTAAATTTACCCTCACCTGCATTTTCATATCGCATGGCAATGTTAGTTTTCATCTCTGCATCAAGTCGTTCGTCCAGTTTGTTTGAAGTGACGTATTTTCCTTCTGTACCGGCAAATGGTGAATCATTAACACCAAACACAACAGAGAGCGTCGGCTCTTCAATATGGAGGACATCTAGTGGCATTGGATTATTAGGATCAACAACACTATCGCCTACATCTAAGGCTTCAAAACCTGCAATCGCTACAATATCACCACTCGTGGCTTCTTCAATATCCACACGATCTAAGCCTTTAAATCCAATAAGTTTTGATATTCTACCTTTGAGTTGCTCTCCATTTGCTTTGGCAAGCATTACGGTTTGGTTTCTTTTAATGGTACCATTAAAAATTCGTGCAATACCGATTTTTCCGACATAATTATCATAATCAAGCGTGAAGACTTGTACTTGCAGTGGATTTTCGACAGAACCGGTAGGAACAGGAACAGAATTTAAAATTGTTTCAAATAATGGTTCAAGATTTTTGTCTTCATCTTCCATATTATATTTTGCAAAACCCTCTTTTGCTGCAGCATACACTACTGGGAAATCAAGCTGTTCTTCAGATGCACCAAGAGCGACGAGAAGGTCAAAAACCTCATCGACAACACGATCTGGATCCGCTGCTGGTTTATCGATTTTGTTAATGACAACGATTGGTTTCAAGCCCAATGAGAGTGCTTTTTTGACCACGAATTTTGTCTGAGGCATGACCCCTTCTTGGGCATCAACAAGTAGCAAAACCCCATCAACCATTTTTAAAACACGTTCCACTTCTCCACCAAAATCGGCATGGCCGGGAGTGTCGATAATGTTAATTTTGTAGTGTTTATACATAATCGCTGTATTTTTAGAAAGGATGGTAATGCCTCTTTCTTTTTCAAGCGCATTGCTATCCATCACCCGTTCATCAACTTTTTGATGTTCCGTAAATGTTCCTGATTGTTTTAATAATTCATCAACTAATGTCGTTTTTCCATGATCAACGTGCGCTATAACAGCAATATTTCTAAATTCTTGCAAAAATTTCTCCTAATATTTGTCACTAACTTTTTTGATTATTAACTATGAGAGTTAGCATAAGGACGATATTATATCTAATTTTTTCAATAATCGCATATTTATCGTAAAAATAATAGAGATTTTATAAATGGAATGAATTTTGCTTTTGTAAATCTAAACATCATTCTGAGGATTGTAATGCAACGTTTAATATCAAAAGGAAGTCAAGGAATCAGTATCGTACCTTCTGCAAAAGCATTAGAAAAAGATACCACTTCTGTGGCGGATAAAACCGATACTAAAAACCTTTCCAAAGATTTTTTATCTATCCTTTTTGAACAAATCAAAACGACTGCAAAAAAATCAACCACAGAAGAAACCCTACTCCATCATGATACATCATCCATGGAGACAACAAACAGTAGTAACACCTCTTTAAAAAAACCATCAAAATCAAGCAGTGAGCTTTTATTAGGAGAGATTCTTAATATCATCAGCTCGCTGAAAGAAAACGATACCCAAGTGTCCTTTCCAAAATTTACAGATACCGTACAATCAATACTTCAAAAAACTGAAATTGCCAATACCTCAACACTCTTAAACGAAGTCAAAAACGTCAAAAATGTTACCGATTTGATTGACCTATCAAAAAAATACCAATTAGGTTTGGAACATATAAAATTAACCCACGAGAAAGTGGAAACCTTGCAAAAAGATTTTCCTAAACTCGATATCAAACAATTTTTTGAACTCACAAATCAAACAAATCAAACAGAGAAAAAAGTAGCGTTGAAAACGACAACGCATACGACAACAACGCAACAAACGCAACACATGACAGATACAAAAAAGATAGAACCAACAGAAAAACCTTTAACGCGTGTATCAATCACGACAAAGCAATCCCAGCATATCGTTCAAAATCATATCAAAGAAAGCGTGAGTAGTCCACTAGCACAAAGTTTACAAATCTTGCGGGATACCTCAAAACCTCATGTCCAAATCACGCAGCAATCCTTGCAAGAAACAACATCAAAAAGCACAAAAACACCCAAAAATATATTGCAAACCTTACTCCGTCACAGTGAAGATATAAAGCAACCTATTGCTGTTTCAAATCATCCAAAAGAAAACATGACAACCACTAAAGAGCATACGGCTTTTATGGTCTTTAACAAAGATCATGAAAATACAATAAAATCTCATGAGACTGTTAAAATTTCTGATTATTTAAAACCATCAGAAACATCGACACCAAAGCAATCTAGCTCAACACAAAATACCCAACAAAATGACCATAAAACTCTCACTTATGCTAGTAAAAATATTCAAGATATTGTAAAGCCATCAGAAGCAACACTCAGTAAAATACCCGCTCATGATGTTCAAAATAAACAAAAAATAACGCAAGAAGCAGTCGTGACAAAACCACCCGTTGATGCTTTGCTATCACAACATGTGAACAGTAAACCACATATCACAATCAATACCGATATGCTCAACGCTTTAGCATTGCGTACAACACAAATGTCACAAACGACATCTCACACACAGACTCAAGATAAAAAAGTTGAACCACTTAGTGGTGACAAACTAGGCTCCGTGAAGATTGATATTAAAAATCACATTCCCCAAGAGATAAGCAAAACAGACAAAGCGCTCCCACTAAGAGAGAGTTTCAATCAATTTGCATCTGATTTAAAAGAGAAAATGGAACACTACAAGCCACCGATTATGAAATTGCAACTCTCTTTAAATCCAAAAAATTTAGGCAGTGTTGATGTGACCTTACTGCATCGCGGTAATAATTTGCATGTTAATATTACATCCAACACCAATACAATGGCACTATTTACACAAAACCAAACGGAATTTAAAAATTCGCTTGTTTCTATGGGATTTTCAAATTTGGAGATGAATTTTTCAGATCAAGGTCAAAGTAAACACGACCAAGGAAAACAAGGCAATAAACAACAAAGAAGCACTTTTGAAAGTATTCAAAATCAATCAAGCCATGATGGCACATTGGAACTCATCGTTCCACAATATGTATAAAGGATAACAAATGGCAACCAGTACAATAACAGCAGATACCACAGGCTTAACCGGGGTTAGTAGCACATTAAACAGTGCTAGCAGCAGTAGCTCTACAACGGCAACCAATCCAAATTCAGTACTTGATAAAGATTCATTTATGACCCTGCTGTTGACCGAATTGCAATATCAAGATCCAACCAGTCCTATGGATACAGAAAAAATCTTGACCCAAACATCACAACTGGCAACACTAGAATCTGCCGACAATACAAACGCGGCATTGGCAGAATTAACCACACAACTTAGTAATTCACAAAATTACAATGCCATATCAGCAATCGGCAAGATGGCAAGTCTTGGCAGTAATACTATCTCACTTCCCGATAGTGGTGGAACACAATTTGATGTCTATTTTCCTAATGAAATTGAATCAGGGACCCTTACCATTAGTGACTTAAATGGCAATATTGTCAAATCTGTTGATTTGTCTAATCAAGCAGGCAATGCTGGAAATATTTCTTTTAACTGGGATGGAACAGATTCAATGGGTAAAGCGCTCCCTGCAGGGAGTTACAGCGTTACTGCTGATTATACTGATGCTTCAGGTGCAGCGATGCAAACACAATATGGTATCTTTCCGGTTGACTCAGTAAAATATGATTCAGGAACGGTTACTATGAAATTAGGAAATTCCTATGTTCCAATGAGTAATATCAAAGAGTTTTTTTAACATATTCAATGTTTTAATCAAAGGAAATCACACATGAATACATCATTTTATAATGGCTTATCCGGTCTCAACTCATTTCAATCAGGAGTTGACGTTTTAGCCGATAATATTGCCAATGTCAACACCGTAGGATTTAAAGGAAGTAGTGCAGAATTTTCCACGGTGTTTTCAAAAGCTTTATCTTCCAACGGGATGGAAGTATCTAATGAAATCGGCATGGGGTCAACGCTTGATGCCACTGCATTAGATACCTCACAAGGTGCCCTTCAGACAACGGATAATGTTTTTGATTTGGCATTAAATTCTGAAGGATGGTTTGGTGTTCAAAACAGTAGCAATCAAATAAATTATACAAGATCTGGCTCTTTTGATGTTGATGCATCTGGATATTTGACTGACGCAAGTGGTAACTATCTTTTGGGAACGCTGGGTAATAACATCACACCAACAACGCTAGATCAAGCGACACGTGATGCTTATGGCTCAACCCTCGGTGATTCCTCTCTCTCTTTGGCAGATGCTTATGCTATATCAAATATTGATGATATTCCTCTAGGAAGTGTCTCCTCACAATCAAAAATACAATTACCAGATTTGCTTTATTTTCCAGCATCTCCGACAACAAATGTCTCCTATCATGCCAATTTAGACCCGACTATCACCCTCGATAATTTGGGTCAAGAAATTCCGAATGTTGAACATTTTTCCTCAACGGTTATCTCCCCATCTGGTGAGAATGGAACCTTGGATATGACATTTACCAAAAGAGTGCCCCAGCCAACCACAGGTACTACCTGGGATGCAGATATCAAAATATTAGGGCCTGCACAAACCTATGATGCGACATCAACTTATGATCCAACACAATATGATATCGATGCCGCTGCCAAAAAAGTTTATCCGATTGTTGATTCTAAAACGGGTGTGTTAACATTTGATTCTGATGGGAAATTATCAAGTTCAACAGTTCCTGTATTGTCCAATGGTGGGGTTCCTCTGACCCTTGATTTAGGAGCAGTAGGCACGTATGATGGACTCTTTTCAAGCGCTGATTTCAGCACAGGAAGTTCTGAAAAGCATGATGGTTATGAAGATGGATTATTAAAAGATTATGGCATGGATAACAATGGCAATGTCGTTGCTGAATTTACCAATGGGAAAAGCATTCCTATTGCAAAAATTGCCGTGTATCATTTTCAAAATGATCAAGGATTAGAACAAGTAGGAAATAGCCTCTTTAGTGCTTCACAAAACAGTGGTAATCCTATCTTTTATACTGATAGTAGTGGTAAGCCCATCTTAGGCAGTCAAATCAGTTCCAAGAAACTTGAAAGTAGCAATGTAAGTCTTTCTACTGCACTCACAGAGCTTATTGTCATGCAAAAAGCATTTGATGCCAGTTCTAAAAGTATCACAACCAGTGATGAGTTAATCCAAAATGCGATTAATATGAAAAAGTAGGAACAATTTTTGCTTTCTAGGTTTTAAAGTATTAAATTCTCGACTTTAGTCAATGAATTTATCAGGAATTTATTTCCTCGCCAAGATGAAGTTAAATAAAAAGTTCTCGACACAGTCGTAGCTTTAGTAGCGCGTGAATTGGTTAGGAATTTATTTCCTCACCAAAATGATAGTTAAATAAAAAGGATTTAGAGATGATGAGATCACTTTGGGCCGGCGTATCCGGACTACAAGCACACCAAGTCGCGATGGATGTTGAAGGTAATAATATTGCCAATGTCAATACGGCAGGTTTTAAATACAGTAGGGTTAATTTTTCAGATTTATTAAGTCAAACATCACAAATTGCCACCGCACCACAAGGTGAACTTGGAGGTCAAAATCCAACACAAGTAGGACTAGGTACTCAAGTCAGCTCTATTACTAAAATTTTTAAACAAGGCTCTGTTGAAACGACTGATAAAAATACCGACCTTGCTATACAAAATGATGGATTTTTTGTTGTCTCTCCTGATGGTGGTAAAACTGATAAATTTACAAGAAATGGTGACTTTGTTTTTGATGCGGATGGAAATTTTGTAGATAGCAATGGATATATTGTTCAAGGATGGCTACAAGATACCGATACCAAACAAATCGATACCAACGCCCCGATACAAAATATTACGATTGACCCAGGAATGACAACTCCCGCCAATCCTACTTCAAGTGTTACGATTAAAGCGAATTTAAATTCCGGTCCTTCTGTCACGAACAAATCCTTGATTTATCAACTTGATTCCACAGGAGCCAATACCGATGGCAATAAAGAAGTCGCAGCAGGAGCACCTTCTGCTTTAGATGTAGGAACCTTATTTGATGAAACCGGTACCTCTCTTGCTTTAAAAGATGGGGATAATTTTAGTTTAATATTTGATAATGGAACACCCGTTACTACGACGTTTACTTATGGTACTGGCGCGGGTGATTTTCAAACGACAGAAGATTTGCGAAGTCAAATCCAAGCAGCTATTAGTGCCCAAAGTACTGGTGCAACAGCAACAGTTAACTCATCAGGAAAATTTGAAATTACAAATCCTACCGGTGGTTCTTCTTTGCAAGTCAGTGTTGTTGCAGGCAGTCAAAATAATCAAAACCTTTTAGATATCATGAGCCCTCTTCAAGGAACCATACCTGCAGATGGCAGCACAAAAATAACACAATCACTTTACTCAGCAACGCACTCATCAAGTATTGATATTTATGATTCATTGGGAACAAAACATACCCTGCAAACCAATTTTAGAAAAATATCACAAGATAGTAGTAATTCAACATGGGAAATGGTGATATCCGTCCCTGACCCTGGTGAAATCAGTACTCTTGCTCCTAAAAATTATCTTGCTACTCAGATTACTTTTAACTCTGATGGCTCACTTGCCACACCTTCCTCTTTAAGTATTAACTATACGGGAAATAATGGTTCAACAGGCAATCAAACCATTTCATTGCAAATGGGAACTTCCAATCAATTTGATGGAATGACCAGTTTTGATGCGACATCTTCTACTACCAATCTAACCCAAGATGGCTATACTGGTGGAAATTTAACCGGTATTAAGATAGATGAAACAGGAACATTAATCGGAAGTTTTAGTAATGGTCGAAGTTTTGGCTTGGCGCAAGTTGCCATGGCCAGTTTTGCAAATAATCAAGGGTTAGAGAGTGTTGGTAATGGTACTTATATTCAAACCTCAAACTCAGGTGATCCTATCATCGGACAAGCAAATACCGGAACTAGAGGAAGCGTACAAGCGAGCTCACTTGAGATGAGTAATGTCGATTTAAGTCGAAGTTTGACACAATTAATCGTCGTACAAAGAGGTTTTCAAGCCAATTCTAAAACCATCACCACCTCAGATCAAATGCTCCAAACACTACTACAACTAAAATCATAATATTTTGATATAATTAGCCCTAAAAATAGATAGGGCTAATTATGAAAGTAACACTACAACAACATACATCACTAGAAGTTTGTGCTAGCGCCATCAGAACCTGTTGGCAAAGTTTTGATAAAAGCGACAATGGCGGCGAAAAAGATCGAGAACTCATTGATCGAGTGGGTAATAAATTCAAACACGCTTCTACATTAGAACATCTTGTTTATACTTTTTATATCCAAGGTATTTCAAGAGCACTGCTACAAGAGCTTGCACGACACCGAATTGCTTCTTTGTCTGTCAAAAGCACGCGTTATACCCTAAAAGAATTAAAAGCTGAGGAATGCTTTGTGAGTGGAGATTTTGATCGCGCAGAAAAATACCTCGTCTTAACCGGTGTTGAGATGGTCGATAATATGAGTATTGCCGCACTTGAAAATCTAAGATTGGTTTTAAAAGAGGGAATTAGCAATGATAAAGCGAAGTATTGTTTACCGGAGAGTTACAAAACAGAACTCACCTGGACCATCAATGCCAGAAGTTTGCAAAATTTCATCAATCTAAGAAGTAGTAAATCTGCTCTTTGGGAAATACAAAATTTAGCACAAGAATTGTATGAAAACCTACCAAGTGATCACCAATATCTTTTTACATGTGCTAAACTCTAATACTGTTAGAATAGGTTAGTGCTATGGCAATAGCATCCGTGATATCAAGTGGTTTTATCTCTTTTTTAATACCTAAGATACGTTTGACCATAAAAGCCACTTGCTCTTTTGAAGCCTTTCCATTGCCGGTGACTGCTTTTTTCACTTGTAAGGGAGTAAATTCGTGAAAATTTCCAAATTCCTGGAGGATTTTTAAGCTCAATGCACCCCTAAATTGCGCGAGTTTGAGCACTGTTTGTGGGTTATACGCATAAAAAATATCTTCAATCACAACGGCATCTATTTTATGGTTTTTAAAGATAATATCCAAGCCTTCTACTAACTCAATAATTTGGTGTTGTAAAATCTTTTCTTTTATTTTTATCAGTCCTGCCTCTATCAAATTGGTACTTGTTTTTTCTTTGTTTAAAATGGCATAGCCACAATTTCTTGTCCCCGGATCGATGCCCATTATAATCATTTTTATCCCTTTTTTCACATATTTATTCACAGTGTGAAAAACTTATTTCACATTTTAACATGTTCATTTG
This genomic window from Sulfurospirillum sp. 1612 contains:
- the thyX gene encoding FAD-dependent thymidylate synthase; translation: MKVTLQQHTSLEVCASAIRTCWQSFDKSDNGGEKDRELIDRVGNKFKHASTLEHLVYTFYIQGISRALLQELARHRIASLSVKSTRYTLKELKAEECFVSGDFDRAEKYLVLTGVEMVDNMSIAALENLRLVLKEGISNDKAKYCLPESYKTELTWTINARSLQNFINLRSSKSALWEIQNLAQELYENLPSDHQYLFTCAKL
- the ruvC gene encoding crossover junction endodeoxyribonuclease RuvC, which produces MIIMGIDPGTRNCGYAILNKEKTSTNLIEAGLIKIKEKILQHQIIELVEGLDIIFKNHKIDAVVIEDIFYAYNPQTVLKLAQFRGALSLKILQEFGNFHEFTPLQVKKAVTGNGKASKEQVAFMVKRILGIKKEIKPLDITDAIAIALTYSNSIRV